One Planctomycetota bacterium genomic window carries:
- a CDS encoding HIT domain-containing protein, with the protein MPDDDSASLGPPSIHAPWRMDYLAAMDEAEKRSGPPGPSSGSFLLDYWRSPEHDERHFVIVRTEHGMILLNRYPYANGHLLVALGDPRPTLLDYEPAQRAELWRLVDRAAAVLQRALEPQGINIGVNQGRAAGAGVPQHLHAHLVPRWGGDVNFMTVVGRVRVIPSSLEAMYARFRAAAGDGGPGSAS; encoded by the coding sequence ATGCCCGACGACGACTCGGCATCTCTGGGCCCGCCGTCGATCCACGCGCCGTGGCGGATGGACTATCTCGCGGCGATGGACGAAGCGGAGAAGCGCTCCGGCCCGCCCGGGCCGAGCTCGGGCTCGTTTTTGCTCGACTACTGGCGGTCGCCCGAGCACGACGAGCGGCACTTCGTCATCGTGCGGACCGAGCACGGGATGATCCTGCTGAACCGCTACCCGTACGCGAACGGGCACTTGCTCGTCGCGCTGGGCGACCCGCGCCCGACGCTGCTGGACTACGAGCCCGCGCAGCGGGCGGAGTTGTGGAGGCTGGTCGACCGGGCCGCGGCGGTGCTGCAGCGGGCGCTGGAGCCCCAGGGGATCAACATCGGGGTGAACCAGGGTCGGGCGGCGGGGGCGGGTGTGCCACAGCACCTGCACGCGCACCTCGTGCCCCGCTGGGGCGGGGACGTGAACTTCATGACGGTGGTGGGGCGGGTGCGGGTCATCCCGTCGTCGCTGGAGGCGATGTACGCCCGGTTCAGGGCGGCGGCGGGGGATGGCGGGCCCGGGTCGGCGTCCTGA
- a CDS encoding DNA adenine methylase codes for MIKYIGSKRTLLPAILREVARVPGARTVLDLFSGTSRVGHALKRAGYRVFANDHNAYAATLACCYVQADAEDVLADASRLVAEFNALPGAPGYFTSTFCEQSRYIRPKNGERIDAIREAIARKALPPDLEAVVLTSLMEAADRVDSTTGVQMAYLKGWSARSGNDLELRVPDVLPRAAHGKGNAACLDALDAARAYDADIAYIDPPYNQHSYLGNYHVWESLVRWDKPCVYGVACKRTDVRERRSPFNSRRAGPAALRTLLDAVRAPTLIISCSNEGYLSRDDMHAMLAPLRPQSTITTIEVDYKRYVGAQIGIHNPKGEKVGAVSHLRNTEFLVVVRPAPDAQREPAAPAPPTDRPPARRHSPGAGTALRPMSG; via the coding sequence GTGATCAAGTACATCGGCTCCAAGCGCACGCTGCTCCCCGCGATCCTGCGCGAGGTTGCGCGCGTGCCGGGCGCCCGCACCGTGCTCGATCTCTTTTCCGGCACGTCGCGCGTCGGGCACGCCCTGAAGCGCGCGGGCTACCGCGTGTTCGCCAACGACCACAACGCCTACGCCGCCACGCTCGCCTGCTGCTATGTGCAGGCCGACGCCGAGGACGTCCTCGCCGACGCCTCGCGTCTCGTCGCGGAGTTCAACGCGCTGCCCGGCGCGCCCGGCTACTTCACGAGCACCTTCTGCGAGCAGTCACGCTACATCCGCCCGAAGAACGGCGAACGCATCGACGCCATCCGCGAGGCGATCGCGCGCAAGGCGCTCCCGCCGGACCTCGAGGCCGTCGTGCTCACCTCGCTCATGGAGGCCGCCGACCGCGTGGACTCGACCACGGGCGTGCAGATGGCGTACCTCAAGGGCTGGTCGGCGCGCTCGGGCAACGACCTCGAACTGCGCGTGCCCGACGTGCTCCCCCGCGCGGCGCACGGCAAGGGCAACGCGGCGTGCCTCGACGCGCTCGACGCGGCCCGCGCGTACGACGCCGACATCGCCTACATCGACCCGCCGTACAACCAGCACTCGTACCTCGGCAACTACCACGTGTGGGAATCGCTCGTCCGCTGGGACAAGCCGTGCGTCTACGGCGTCGCGTGCAAGCGCACCGACGTCCGCGAGCGGCGCAGCCCGTTCAACTCCCGGCGCGCCGGCCCCGCCGCCCTGCGCACGCTCCTCGACGCCGTCCGCGCGCCGACGCTCATCATCTCGTGCAGCAACGAGGGGTACCTCTCGCGCGACGACATGCACGCCATGCTCGCCCCGCTCCGCCCGCAGAGCACCATCACCACCATCGAGGTCGACTACAAGCGCTACGTGGGCGCGCAGATCGGCATCCACAACCCCAAGGGCGAGAAGGTCGGCGCCGTCAGCCACCTGCGCAACACCGAGTTCCTGGTCGTCGTGCGCCCCGCGCCCGACGCTCAGCGCGAGCCCGCCGCCCCCGCCCCACCGACCGACCGCCCGCCCGCCCGCAGGCACAGCCCCGGCGCGGGCACCGCCCTGCGCCCGATGTCCGGGTGA
- a CDS encoding leucyl aminopeptidase family protein yields MFDAVSLKSSKRASAPECVVFGVFGEKGAALPLDSASRARAAGLGVADDIAKALKRPEATGDVGSTVEVFSAAKGAPARVLVVGLGDKATFTASRLRDAVAGAARRLSVVKASTVAFELGGPLSSTDIDGYRSGLCTGEALGLLAWWCDEFRGKGTTAPKRPALAVVAEGPFADGVAFGLRLAESANLARTLSQTPPNVATPAWMAAQAKKVARLAGLSISVIEGDALEREKMEGLINVGKASENKPCLIRLEYAPKGASAKRPLVLVGKTMTYDTGGLSLKVNNGMVGMKRDKDGGCAVLGAMHAIGSFVRPKRRVIAYMPAAENSLSDEAYRPDDVLRFRNGVTAEVTNTDAEGRLVLADALCYTCEKDKPAAIVDLATLTGGVIVALGSTYAGMFCEDDALRDAVQQAADASGERVWRLPMHAEYREMMKSPVADIVNSNPNRKAHPIQGAAFLSYFVDEKIPWCHLDIAGVHVAEKNAGMYIEGPTGWGVRLLAELAENF; encoded by the coding sequence ATGTTCGACGCGGTGTCGCTGAAGTCGTCCAAGCGCGCGAGCGCCCCCGAGTGTGTCGTGTTCGGCGTCTTCGGCGAGAAGGGCGCGGCCCTCCCGCTCGACAGCGCCAGCCGCGCCCGCGCCGCCGGGCTCGGCGTCGCCGACGACATCGCCAAGGCGCTCAAGCGCCCGGAAGCCACCGGCGACGTGGGTTCCACCGTCGAGGTCTTCTCCGCCGCCAAGGGTGCGCCGGCGCGCGTGCTGGTCGTCGGCCTGGGCGACAAAGCGACGTTCACCGCGTCGCGCCTGCGCGACGCCGTCGCCGGCGCCGCACGCCGCCTCTCGGTCGTCAAGGCCTCCACCGTCGCGTTCGAGCTCGGGGGGCCGCTCTCCAGCACCGACATCGACGGGTACCGCTCGGGCCTCTGCACCGGCGAGGCCCTGGGCCTGCTCGCCTGGTGGTGCGATGAGTTCCGCGGCAAGGGCACCACCGCGCCCAAGCGACCCGCCCTCGCCGTCGTCGCCGAGGGCCCGTTCGCCGACGGCGTCGCCTTCGGCCTGCGACTCGCCGAATCCGCCAACCTCGCCCGCACCCTCAGCCAGACCCCGCCCAACGTCGCGACCCCCGCCTGGATGGCCGCCCAGGCCAAAAAGGTCGCCCGCCTCGCCGGGCTCTCGATCTCCGTCATCGAGGGCGACGCCCTCGAACGCGAGAAGATGGAAGGCCTCATCAACGTCGGCAAGGCCAGCGAGAACAAGCCCTGCCTCATCCGCCTCGAGTACGCCCCCAAGGGCGCCTCCGCCAAGCGCCCCCTCGTGCTCGTCGGCAAGACCATGACCTACGACACCGGCGGGCTCTCGCTCAAGGTCAACAACGGCATGGTCGGCATGAAGCGCGACAAGGACGGCGGGTGCGCCGTCCTGGGCGCCATGCACGCCATCGGCTCGTTCGTCCGCCCCAAGCGCCGCGTCATCGCCTACATGCCCGCGGCCGAAAACTCCCTCTCCGACGAGGCCTACCGCCCCGACGACGTCCTGCGCTTCCGCAACGGCGTCACCGCCGAGGTCACCAACACCGATGCCGAAGGACGCCTCGTCCTCGCCGACGCCCTCTGCTACACCTGCGAGAAGGACAAGCCCGCCGCCATCGTCGACCTCGCGACCCTCACCGGGGGCGTCATCGTCGCCCTGGGCAGCACCTACGCCGGCATGTTCTGCGAGGACGACGCGCTCCGCGACGCCGTCCAGCAGGCCGCCGACGCCAGCGGCGAGCGCGTCTGGCGCCTGCCCATGCACGCCGAGTACCGCGAGATGATGAAGAGCCCCGTCGCCGACATCGTCAACAGCAACCCCAACCGCAAGGCCCACCCCATCCAGGGCGCCGCGTTCCTCTCGTACTTCGTCGACGAAAAGATCCCCTGGTGCCACCTCGACATCGCGGGCGTCCACGTCGCCGAGAAGAACGCCGGCATGTACATCGAAGGCCCCACCGGCTGGGGCGTACGCCTGCTCGCCGAACTCGCGGAGAACTTCTAA